A region from the Brassica napus cultivar Da-Ae chromosome C8, Da-Ae, whole genome shotgun sequence genome encodes:
- the LOC106360185 gene encoding protein DETOXIFICATION 31, with translation MEKDNSFMDPFLSSTEDLDPTTHKALMSYLGVGSRASSLVSFSSTAVDIPPISNVGDFVREFRIESKKLWKLAGPAIFTSMAQFSLGAITQVFAGHISTIALAAVSIENSVIAGFSFGIMLGMGSALETLCGQAFGAGRASMLGVYLQRSWVILSATALILSLLYVFAAPILSFIGQTAAISAMAGIFSIYMIPQIFAYAINFPTAKFLQSQSKIMAMAGISGVALVIHTFLTWLVMSRFNWGLPGLALVLNASWWFIVVAQLVYIFGGTCGEAWSGFTWEAFHNLWGFVKLSLASAVMICLEVWYFMALVLFAGYLKNAEVSVAALSICMNILGWAVMVSVGINAAVSVRVSNELGASHPRTAKFSLVVAVIVSTAMGMLIAAVLLFFREEYPVLFVEDEVVRNVVRELTPMLAFCIVINNVQPVLSGVAVGAGWQAVVAYVNIACYYLFGIPFGLLLGFKFEYGVMGIWWGMMTGTFVQSIILTWMICTTNWAKEAAMAEERIREWGGVTEKETLLN, from the exons ATGGAGAAAGATAACAGTTTCATGGATCCGTTTCTGTCGTCCACGGAGGACCTCGACCCAACAACCCATAAAGCATTGATGAGTTATCTAGGAGTGGGAAGCAGAGCATCTTCTCTTGTCTCCTTCTCCTCTACAGCCGTTGATATCCCGCCCATCTCCAACGTCGGAGACTTCGTCAGAGAGTTTAGAATTGAGTCTAAGAAGCTATGGAAGCTAGCCGGACCGGCTATTTTCACATCAATGGCCCAGTTCTCTCTCGGAGCCATCACTCAGGTTTTTGCCGGACATATTAGCACCATCGCCCTGGCCGCCGTCTCCATTGAGAACTCCGTCATTGCTGGTTTCTCCTTCGGTATCATG CTTGGAATGGGAAGCGCGTTGGAAACGCTATGCGGACAAGCGTTTGGAGCAGGAAGAGCATCAATGCTCGGCGTTTACTTACAACGCTCATGGGTGATTCTAAGCGCAACCGCTCTAATCCTTTCTCTACTCTATGTTTTCGCGGCTCCAATCCTATCCTTCATAGGCCAAACCGCTGCAATCTCGGCCATGGCCGGGATTTTCTCCATCTACATGATCCCACAAATCTTCGCATACGCCATCAATTTCCCGACCGCTAAGTTTTTGCAGTCGCAAAGCAAGATCATGGCCATGGCAGGAATATCCGGTGTGGCTCTTGTGATCCACACGTTCCTCACGTGGCTAGTCATGTCTAGGTTTAACTGGGGACTTCCCGGTTTAGCTTTGGTGCTTAACGCATCTTGGTGGTTCATTGTTGTGGCGCAACTCGTGTATATTTTTGGTGGGACTTGTGGAGAGGCTTGGTCAGGATTCACGTGGGAGGCATTTCATAATTTGTGGGGTTTTGTCAAATTGTCTCTGGCTTCTGCTGTCATGATTTG TTTGGAGGTTTGGTATTTCATGGCACTCGTATTATTTGCTGGATATTTGAAGAATGCTGAAGTCTCCGTAGCTGCACTCTCCATAtg CATGAACATTTTGGGATGGGCAGTCATGGTTTCAGTTGGGATAAATGCAGCAGTAAG TGTGAGAGTATCAAATGAGCTAGGAGCTAGCCACCCACGAACGGCCAAGTTCTCTCTAGTTGTGGCGGTGATAGTATCAACAGCGATGGGGATGCTTATAGCGGCGGTTTTACTCTTCTTCCGAGAAGAGTATCCGGTTTTGTTTGTGGAAGATGAAGTAGTTAGGAATGTGGTTAGAGAACTCACACCAATGCTTGCCTTCTGCATTGTCATCAACAATGTTCAGCCTGTTTTGTCCG GAGTGGCTGTGGGAGCTGGATGGCAAGCAGTTGTTGCGTATGTGAACATAGCTTGCTATTACTTGTTTGGAATCCCATTTGGTCTTCTGTTGGGTTTTAAGTTTGAATATGGCGTTATG GGTATTTGGTGGGGGATGATGACGGGAACTTTTGTTCAGTCTATAATTTTGACTTGG